The following are encoded together in the Azospirillum lipoferum 4B genome:
- a CDS encoding CarD family transcriptional regulator, whose protein sequence is MSNKLDFEAGDFVVYPAHGVGRVEGIETHSIAGLEVQLYAITFEKERMTLKVPVTKARNAGLRRLSSKDRIKVALETLQGRSRVRRTMWSRRAQEYEAKINSGDPVSIAEVVRDLYRGADQSDQSYSERQIYQAALERLARELAAVEKIDETKATERLESVLSKAA, encoded by the coding sequence ATGTCGAACAAGCTTGACTTCGAAGCCGGTGACTTCGTCGTTTATCCGGCTCATGGCGTCGGTCGGGTCGAAGGGATCGAGACCCACAGCATCGCCGGACTCGAGGTTCAACTCTACGCGATCACGTTCGAGAAAGAGCGCATGACGCTCAAGGTTCCCGTCACCAAGGCCCGCAACGCCGGCCTGCGCCGCCTGTCCTCCAAGGACCGCATCAAGGTCGCGCTGGAGACCCTGCAGGGCCGTTCGCGCGTCCGCCGCACGATGTGGAGCCGCCGCGCCCAGGAGTATGAGGCCAAGATCAACTCCGGCGACCCGGTGTCCATCGCCGAGGTGGTGCGCGACCTGTACCGCGGCGCCGACCAGTCCGACCAGTCCTACAGCGAGCGCCAGATCTATCAGGCCGCCCTGGAGCGTCTGGCCCGCGAACTGGCCGCCGTCGAGAAGATCGACGAAACCAAGGCGACGGAGCGTCTGGAGTCGGTGCTGTCCAAGGCGGCGTAA